Below is a genomic region from Deltaproteobacteria bacterium.
CCGTAGGCGGGATGGTCGTCATCCGAGAAGGATTTGACGATCATCGGGTGGAAGAGCTCATTAAACATTTCTTCTTCTTAAATTGAACTGTTTCGATGCATCAAGGGCAATCTTTGACGTTCTTCTTGATCTTTTTGGAGGAGGAGAGCAGCATTTAGCCCACTATGAGTGGGCTTTCGCAAAAAAAATGCATCCCCTGTCGTGGCGATGTTTCACCATTATCAATGGAACAGATTGAGCCTCTTTTGCCACAGGTGCCGAATTGGGTTTTGGTCCGCCGGGAGCCGATGAAGCTCCAGCGCGAGTTCAAGTTCAAGGACTTCAAAGAGGCGCTTTCCTTTGTGAACCGTGTCGGGGATCTCGCCGAGGCGGAGGGGCATCATCCGAATATCCTGATTCATAACTGGAACCGTGTGAATCTGGAACTCTACACACACAAGATCAATGGACTCCATGAAAACGATTTCATCCTCGCTGCGAAAATTGAGAGGCTTCTCACCTAGTTTTGTCCTCCTCTTAATCTGGTGGCAGGCGCTCTACTGGACCTATTCGACCGCCTGGCCACGGCCTTTTGATGATTGGAAGAATACTTTATTCTATGTTGGTTCCGGCCTCTTTGCACTTTGGTTCCTCTGGCGCGATCGGGCCTCTCTCCAGTTTCGTTTGAACGCGCCGTTTCTTTTTTTCATCGGTTATCTTTTGGCCTGTCTGATCTCTCTCAATAAACCGGTCTACGAGGAGTGGCTCGCAATCGCGCGTCTGATCTTATGGGGAGGAACGGTCTGGCTTTTGACCCGAACAAGCAATGCTGAGTGGAAGTTCCTGATCAAAATGGCTGTTCTCTCAGCCGCCCTGATCGCACTTTTGAATTGGCTCAGCCTGCATGGGATCGATCCATGGCCCCATTTTCCGAGGGAGATCTACCCACCGATTGGGCATATGACCTACTACGGGGATTTTATCGGGCTTCACCTGCCGTTTGCCCTCTATCTCATTTGGGTTTCTGGGAAATGGAGGGAGAGGCTTCTTTGGTTGAGTGCATTGGCTTTGCTTGTTGCTGGCCTCTGGATCTCGGGGACCCGTGCAAGTCTCGTCGGTATTTTCTCAGCCTTTGTTCTGGGCGGGATTCTTTCGGTTACTTCAGGGATTATTTCTTGGAAGAGGCTCTCACTTATCGGGATGGTTTTGATGGCGCTTTTCGGGGTTGTCCATCAACTCCAGCCGCAGGGGAGACGGGATCAACCGACATTCGAGAGGTTAAGGCTGATCTTCCAGGGGGGGAAGGACCCGAACATTTCAGATCGTCTTTTGGAATATGGTGCGACCTTAAAGATGATCGAGCAAAAGCCCCTGAAGGGGTGGGGGATTGGGAGTTTTCGGTTTGTTTATCCTGAGTTTGGCCAGCCCTCCATTTTTAGCTGGTTTTATCACCCCCACAACGAGGTTTTGCACCAAGCCTCTGAGGTTGGATTCGTTGGTTTGTTTTTCTTCTTATTTTTTTGGGGCTGGTTTTTTGTTTGGGGAGCAAAGAAAGTGGCACACCCGATTGATCGATCCAATAAAATTGAATTAATCGTTCCCCTCATGGGGATCACGGTTGGTTTGATGAGTTGGCAGTTCAGTACAACATTTCTGTCTCCCTTGATCCGGTCCTTGACCGCTCTTTATTTGGCGATTTTTTTAAAGGGAATCTTGCCAGTCGACAAAGTAAAATCTCACAAGGCGTTTGGTTTTTTTTTCGGAGTCGTTTTGTTTTTAGCTACTTTGTTTTTGGCAGCTTATCAGGCAAGTCTCTATGCCGTTGCGAAGAGTTATTATCAACAAGATGCCGTTCAAGGGAAGAGATGGGTAGATTTGGCCTACCGATTGGCGCCGGGTGCGTTTGATCCTCTTCTTCGTATTGTGGAGACCGAAACCGGACAGGAAGATTATCTTTATGCTGAACAAAAGATAAGGCTCCTTTATCAAGAGTATCCTCATGTATCTTGGGCCCTTTTTTATCAGGCAATGTTGGAAAGGGAGAGGAACCATACTGAAAGTGCTATCGGTTTGCTACAGCATGCCCTAGAGAACGCCGCTTTCTTTGAAAGAGCTAGGAGCGAACTTGAGCTTTTGAAGAAAAGGAGACACCATTGAAAACAGCAGTGTCTCCTTTTAATTTTCAACCTTAGGGGGTATCTGAGGGAGGAGGGAAGAGAGAGCTCGCATCAATACAGACGGAAACTTTCTTTATCGCGGTAGCTGTTGGAAAATTGAGATAGACTCCGGGATACCCAACCAATTGTCTGCTAGCAGGAGGTGTTGATACAGTGCTCAGGCTAACTCCTACAGGCGATCGATCAGATTCACGAAAATAGTAATACTGAGGACCAGCATATGTTATGGCAAGGTAACTAGTGCCACAAACTCCACCTGATACGGTTGTCAATGTCCTACAGGAAGGTAGAGAGGGTGGTGCGTAGGGAGGAATCGGTCTCGTACCACCATAGGTATCGACAACAGTGCCAGAGGCATCCGAGTAAAAGGCTGTAATTTCCCCTGTCTCGATATTTCTATCGCAATAGACGGTGACGGGGTCACTGCTTGCAAATACTGGAAGTGTGGTTAGCGCTGTGCAAGAGGGATCGCCCACCATACACCCCGCCGGTCCTGGATCCCCACGTGCTCCCGGGGCTCCATCTGTCCCCGCCGGTCCTCTCACATCGGAACTCGTTGCCCCAGCACCTGTGCCACAGGTGACAATGCCTTCCGAGATACTACAACTAGCCCCTGCTGCCCCGGGTAGTCCTCTTGGGCCAGCAATGACAGGTATCTTATCCCCCCTCGTTGTGGTACATTCATTCTCGACGCATCGGGGTGGTGCCCCGACATCCTGACTATAGAAAAATAGTCCGACAGTCAGAAGAGCAATCAATAGAAGAGAGAACCTCATGAGACCTCCTTTTCTGAATTCGAGTTCAACTAAAGCATAAAGCAATTCTGATGCCAAGATGATTTTTGGAATCGAGCGATGATTTATCTTGATTTTTCAACAAGTTTATTTTTTGAACGTTCTTTTTTGTGATTATCAAATTGAGAATTTTATCAATATGAGAAATCAGATCTTGTCTTCTTCGACAACCTCGACCGGGCATCGCGCGTTCGATTCGATCTGTTTGATCGGGGAGCCGAAGATAAATTGAGACAGTTTCGATATCTTTTTCTTCCCGATGATCACGACGTACGCCTTTTCTTCCTCAATTGCATTCAGGCATTCCTTGATAAAATCTCCCTCCCGCAAGATCCCTTTTGTTGGGATAGAAAGTTTCTCTGCCGCTTGGCAAATCTCCTGAAGCTTCCTTTCGCCGCGTTGACGATACTCCTCCATGACATCTTTAAAAAAGCCCTCGCCCGGTTTGTCTCCGACAAAACCGGAGTCCGCGAGCTTTTCCTGGATTGCCTGGGGGAGCTTTGTATCGATCACGCAGAGGGTCACGAGACGGGCGTTGAGTTCCTTCACTCGCTTCAAGGCATATTCAACTGTCTTGGGGGATTCGCGGGTGGTGGAGACAACTAAAAGGACAGTAAGCATAAATTTCTCCTTAGAATATTTTGATCCCTAAAACGGGCCACCAATAGTGGCCGACCAACAGTAACGCCAAAAGAGAGACAAGACTCATCACAAGGGCTGGGGTGATCGTGTCTCGCATCCGAAAATAGCCGGAAGAAAAGGCGATCGCCATCGCGGGGGTGCTCATCGGCAGGGCATTTCCCAATCCGGAGGCGAGCGCGATCAGGAGGGCCATCCCTTTTGGATCGAGTCCCAAGGGAGAACAGAGACTGATCGCGACAGGGGTCATGACGGCGACGACGGCGGAATTGCTGATCGCCTCCGTCAGGATCAGGGCGCCCGTCGTGAAAAGGATTGTCGCCCAGAAGGGATCTCCTCCAATCCCCTGAATGACAGAATCGGCCATCCACTTCCCTGCGCCTGTTTTGTCCAGGACGGAGGAGAGACAGATCGCCCCTCCATACATCAGAAAAACACCCCAGTTCACATACTCTTCCAGATCCTTCCAGCTCACGATCCGGAAGACGAAGAGGACGACAACGGCAAGGATCGAAATAACCGCCATGCCGGTTTTCATTCCATAAAAAATCCAGAAAAAGATCGTGATGAAAAAGGTAAGTGAGATAAACCATTCCGTCGGAGACGGTTTCCCTTGGGCACGGATTTTGGAGGTGAGGATCCGGTCGGCCTCCTCGACGG
It encodes:
- a CDS encoding 4a-hydroxytetrahydrobiopterin dehydratase; protein product: MSGLSQKKCIPCRGDVSPLSMEQIEPLLPQVPNWVLVRREPMKLQREFKFKDFKEALSFVNRVGDLAEAEGHHPNILIHNWNRVNLELYTHKINGLHENDFILAAKIERLLT
- a CDS encoding O-antigen ligase family protein, whose product is MKTISSSLRKLRGFSPSFVLLLIWWQALYWTYSTAWPRPFDDWKNTLFYVGSGLFALWFLWRDRASLQFRLNAPFLFFIGYLLACLISLNKPVYEEWLAIARLILWGGTVWLLTRTSNAEWKFLIKMAVLSAALIALLNWLSLHGIDPWPHFPREIYPPIGHMTYYGDFIGLHLPFALYLIWVSGKWRERLLWLSALALLVAGLWISGTRASLVGIFSAFVLGGILSVTSGIISWKRLSLIGMVLMALFGVVHQLQPQGRRDQPTFERLRLIFQGGKDPNISDRLLEYGATLKMIEQKPLKGWGIGSFRFVYPEFGQPSIFSWFYHPHNEVLHQASEVGFVGLFFFLFFWGWFFVWGAKKVAHPIDRSNKIELIVPLMGITVGLMSWQFSTTFLSPLIRSLTALYLAIFLKGILPVDKVKSHKAFGFFFGVVLFLATLFLAAYQASLYAVAKSYYQQDAVQGKRWVDLAYRLAPGAFDPLLRIVETETGQEDYLYAEQKIRLLYQEYPHVSWALFYQAMLERERNHTESAIGLLQHALENAAFFERARSELELLKKRRHH
- a CDS encoding universal stress protein; protein product: MLTVLLVVSTTRESPKTVEYALKRVKELNARLVTLCVIDTKLPQAIQEKLADSGFVGDKPGEGFFKDVMEEYRQRGERKLQEICQAAEKLSIPTKGILREGDFIKECLNAIEEEKAYVVIIGKKKISKLSQFIFGSPIKQIESNARCPVEVVEEDKI